The Bradysia coprophila strain Holo2 unplaced genomic scaffold, BU_Bcop_v1 contig_151, whole genome shotgun sequence genome contains a region encoding:
- the LOC119074896 gene encoding ribosome-recycling factor, mitochondrial, producing MITLRSIVRLQPLASNIVKQSIYKQSPTYLNAVCCAISVRQYAKGKDKLKERSRDKGYKFAKVQFNDDQLREFFNLDGYTGQLEKCIDTMRNEFIKNLSLRSTTGSIETLKIKVDGKDHELQELAQIIRKNPKTIVINMVAFPQTIPAALQAIQKSGMNLSPQQDGTTIFIPVPKITKEHRENLSKNAKTLFIKCRDSIKDAQNSVVKKLKNQKDISQDDNFSIQGQVVSIAEKYIAEAEDMLEVKQKELQGKD from the coding sequence ATGATTACGCTACGATCGATTGTGAGACTTCAACCACTAGCCAGCAACATCGTTAAACAGTCCATTTACAAGCAATCTCCAACCTATTTGAATGCTGTGTGCTGTGCAATAAGTGTTCGACAATATGCCAAAGGAAAAGATAAACTGAAAGAACGTAGCCGTGACAAAGGATATAAATTTGCTAAAGTTCAGTTTAACGATGACCAGCTCCGTGAATTCTTCAATCTGGATGGATACACTGGACAGCTGGAAAAGTGCATTGATACGATGCGAAACgagttcatcaaaaatttatctCTGCGTTCGACAACCGGTTCCATCGAAACGTTAAAGATCAAAGTGGATGGCAAGGATCATGAACTGCAGGAATTGGCGCAAATAATCCGTAAGAATCCGAAAACCATTGTCATCAATATGGTTGCATTCCCGCAAACTATACCGGCCGCACTGCAGGCGATCCAGAAGAGTGGAATGAACTTGAGTCCCCAACAGGACGgcacaacaattttcatacCGGTGCCGAAAATAACGAAAGAACATCGTGAAAATCTGTCGAAAAATGCAAAGACTTTGTTCATCAAGTGCCGTGATTCGATTAAGGACGCTCAGAATTCGGTGgtgaaaaagttgaaaaatcaaaaggaCATTTCCCAGGATGACAATTTCAGCATTCAAGGTCAGGTGGTTAGCATTGCCGAGAAATACATTGCAGAGGCCGAGGACATGCTGGAAGTGAAACAAAAGGAATTACAAGGAAAAGACTAA
- the LOC119074874 gene encoding exonuclease 3'-5' domain-containing protein 2 isoform X1, with translation MQNKHKLIVSTALFATLGISVLYVLRNGNIVYRLRRMLDYRNPLRNQEIVVANNFGDCQKIVERLKRHCTEYRVLGFDCEWTTVNGSRRPVALLQLATHRGLCGLFRLSSLKTVPSDLRAILEDENIIKVGVVPIDDSKYLAQDYGIRVASTLDLRHLAKSLGYEPSGLAKLAEIHLSLKMNKNWRIRCSDWEARSLTDEQLGYAATDAFAAVEIFKTLNGHSDLRLKFVSKHSLERDIGDCGKYLNLKFSNVIIAPSAKSSKKQVGITMKPVRSFSMRTNVLYTNCFLQAPDGELLASIDRRKAEWYINKSLGTLVTDSPYTVRLNFEPAARARGDVGEFYKLPKLNQCVVCGASESFNRKNIVPREYRKHFPDVMKSHSSHDIVLLCPQCNRLSSSSDMTIRLQLAAECDAPFLLREGCLPRITHSVELKQRRSFANALYLNENRIPDERKQFLKQELLKHYPPGTEITEQLLVDAMETETGEVNAGYSAHGAKVVEFYKNSDGGLIMLENIWREHFVNTMKPKFLPNLWSLNHTTERLTIRATEGRIQEDDLKFAGLGKVDQPIC, from the exons ATGCAAAACAAACATAAGTTAATTGTTTCAACCGCCTTGTTCGCCACATTGGGCATTAGTGTACTCTATGTCCTACGCAATGGCAATATTGTTTATCGACTGAGACGTATGCTTGACTACCGGAATCCGCTACGGAATCAAGAAATTGTCGTGGCGAACAATTTTGGCGACTGCCAAAAAATTGTGGAACGACTTAAACG ACACTGTACAGAATATCGTGTGCTCGGGTTTGATTGCGAATGGACAACAGTTAATGGGAGTAGAAG accAGTGGCCTTATTACAGTTAGCTACACACAGGGGACTATGCGGTTTGTTCAGATTGAGCAGCCTAAAAACTGTACCGTCCGACTTACGG GCCATCCTCGAGGATGAAAATATAATCAAAGTTGGTGTTGTTCCGATCGACGATTCAAAGTACCTAGCTCAGGATTATGGCATTCGTGTGGCGAGTACGCTTGATCTTCGCCATTTGGCAAAGTCATTGGGATATGAGCCCAGCGGTCTAGCTAAATTAGCCGAAATTCATCTGAGCttgaaaatgaacaaaaactgGCGTATAAGGTGTTCTGATTGGGAAGCCAGATCACTGACCGACGAGCAATTGGGATATGCGGCAACCGATGCCTTTGCGGctgttgaaattttcaagaCCCTGAATGGACATTCGGATTTACG CTTGAAATTTGTAAGCAAACATTCACTTGAACGGGACATTGGCGACTGTgggaaatatttaaatttaaaatttagcaACGTCATTATCGCACCATCCGCCAAGTCTTCGAAAAAGCAAGTGGG GATTACAATGAAACCAGTCCGATCATTTTCAATGAGAACGAATGTATTGTACACAAACTGTTTCTTACAAGCCCCCGATGGAGAATTGCTCGCATCGATAGACCGAAGAAAAGCCGAGTG gTACATAAACAAATCGCTGGGCACATTAGTAACCGATTCACCATACACTGTCCGTTTAAACTTTGAGCCGGCTGCACGAGCCCGTGGAGATGTGGGTGAATTCTACAAACTACCGAAACTCAATCAATGTGTCGTGTGCGGTGCCAGCGAATCGTTTAATCGCAAGAATATCGTTCCTCGCGAATATCGCAAGCATTTCCCGGACGTGATGAAATCGCACTCGTCGCACGATATCGTTCTTTTATGTCCACAATGTAACCGCTTGAGTAGCTCATCGGATATGACCATTCGACTGCAGTTGGCTGCTGAATGTGATGCTCCGTTTCTGCTGAGGGAGGGATGTCTGCCCCGAATTACACACTCTGTTGAACTCAA GCAACGAAGGTCATTTGCGAATGCTTTGTATCTGAACGAGAATCGAATTCCCGACGaacgaaaacaatttcttaaaCAGGAACTCCTGAAACATTATCCACCAGGTACTGAAATTACAGAACAATTGCTAGTGGACGCAATGGAAACGGAAACGGG GGAGGTAAATGCGGGCTACAGTGCACATGGAGCAAAAGTTGTCGAATTCTACAAAAATAGTGACGGTGGCCTTATAATGCTGGAGAATATTTGGCGCGAACATTTCGTGAACACAATGAAACCGAAATTTCTACCCAATTTGTGGTCGTTGAATCACACGACCGAGAGATTAACTATACGAGCGACAGAAGGACGTATCCAGGAAgacgatttgaaatttgctgGACTTGGTAAAGTTGATCAGCCCATTTGTTGA
- the LOC119074874 gene encoding exonuclease 3'-5' domain-containing protein 2 isoform X2: MQNKHKLIVSTALFATLGISVLYVLRNGNIVYRLRRMLDYRNPLRNQEIVVANNFGDCQKIVERLKRHCTEYRVLGFDCEWTTVNGSRRPVALLQLATHRGLCGLFRLSSLKTVPSDLRAILEDENIIKVGVVPIDDSKYLAQDYGIRVASTLDLRHLAKSLGYEPSGLAKLAEIHLSLKMNKNWRIRCSDWEARSLTDEQLGYAATDAFAAVEIFKTLNGHSDLRLKFVSKHSLERDIGDCGKYLNLKFSNVIIAPSAKSSKKQVGITMKPVRSFSMRTNVLYTNCFLQAPDGELLASIDRRKAEWYINKSLGTLVTDSPYTVRLNFEPAARARGDVGEFYKLPKLNQCVVCGASESFNRKNIVPREYRKHFPDVMKSHSSHDIVLLCPQCNRLSSSSDMTIRLQLAAECDAPFLLREGCLPRITHSVELKQRRSFANALYLNENRIPDERKQFLKQELLKHYPPGTEITEQLLVDAMETETGEVNAGYSAHGAKVVEFYKNSDGGLIMLENIWREHFVKRD, encoded by the exons ATGCAAAACAAACATAAGTTAATTGTTTCAACCGCCTTGTTCGCCACATTGGGCATTAGTGTACTCTATGTCCTACGCAATGGCAATATTGTTTATCGACTGAGACGTATGCTTGACTACCGGAATCCGCTACGGAATCAAGAAATTGTCGTGGCGAACAATTTTGGCGACTGCCAAAAAATTGTGGAACGACTTAAACG ACACTGTACAGAATATCGTGTGCTCGGGTTTGATTGCGAATGGACAACAGTTAATGGGAGTAGAAG accAGTGGCCTTATTACAGTTAGCTACACACAGGGGACTATGCGGTTTGTTCAGATTGAGCAGCCTAAAAACTGTACCGTCCGACTTACGG GCCATCCTCGAGGATGAAAATATAATCAAAGTTGGTGTTGTTCCGATCGACGATTCAAAGTACCTAGCTCAGGATTATGGCATTCGTGTGGCGAGTACGCTTGATCTTCGCCATTTGGCAAAGTCATTGGGATATGAGCCCAGCGGTCTAGCTAAATTAGCCGAAATTCATCTGAGCttgaaaatgaacaaaaactgGCGTATAAGGTGTTCTGATTGGGAAGCCAGATCACTGACCGACGAGCAATTGGGATATGCGGCAACCGATGCCTTTGCGGctgttgaaattttcaagaCCCTGAATGGACATTCGGATTTACG CTTGAAATTTGTAAGCAAACATTCACTTGAACGGGACATTGGCGACTGTgggaaatatttaaatttaaaatttagcaACGTCATTATCGCACCATCCGCCAAGTCTTCGAAAAAGCAAGTGGG GATTACAATGAAACCAGTCCGATCATTTTCAATGAGAACGAATGTATTGTACACAAACTGTTTCTTACAAGCCCCCGATGGAGAATTGCTCGCATCGATAGACCGAAGAAAAGCCGAGTG gTACATAAACAAATCGCTGGGCACATTAGTAACCGATTCACCATACACTGTCCGTTTAAACTTTGAGCCGGCTGCACGAGCCCGTGGAGATGTGGGTGAATTCTACAAACTACCGAAACTCAATCAATGTGTCGTGTGCGGTGCCAGCGAATCGTTTAATCGCAAGAATATCGTTCCTCGCGAATATCGCAAGCATTTCCCGGACGTGATGAAATCGCACTCGTCGCACGATATCGTTCTTTTATGTCCACAATGTAACCGCTTGAGTAGCTCATCGGATATGACCATTCGACTGCAGTTGGCTGCTGAATGTGATGCTCCGTTTCTGCTGAGGGAGGGATGTCTGCCCCGAATTACACACTCTGTTGAACTCAA GCAACGAAGGTCATTTGCGAATGCTTTGTATCTGAACGAGAATCGAATTCCCGACGaacgaaaacaatttcttaaaCAGGAACTCCTGAAACATTATCCACCAGGTACTGAAATTACAGAACAATTGCTAGTGGACGCAATGGAAACGGAAACGGG GGAGGTAAATGCGGGCTACAGTGCACATGGAGCAAAAGTTGTCGAATTCTACAAAAATAGTGACGGTGGCCTTATAATGCTGGAGAATATTTGGCGCGAACATTTCGTGAA GAGAGATTAA
- the LOC119074899 gene encoding histone deacetylase complex subunit SAP18-like isoform X2 produces MAGLESMITTFDEKPSPVDREKTCPLLLRVFCSTGRHHSTSEFGHGNVPSNELQIYTWQDATLQELTTLVRDVNPETRRKGTYFDFALVQPEPFGPGYRMRDIGVTCSGQRNADDTLTLAQAKFNIGDYMDINITPPNRVPPQRRARPY; encoded by the exons ATGGCCGGACTCGAATCTATGATCACAACCTTTGATGAAAAGCCGTCTCCTGTGGATCGTGAAAAG ACGTGTCCTCTGCTACTCAGAGTATTCTGTTCGACCGGTCGTCATCATTCCACGAGTGAATTCGGTCACGGCAATGTTCCCTCGAATGAACTACAAATTTATACTTGGCAGGATGCTACATTACAGGA ACTCACCACTCTCGTTCGTGACGTCAATCCGGAGACGCGACGCAAGGGAACATATTTCGATTTTGCTCTGGTGCAACCGGAACCATTTGGTCCGGGCTATCGGATGAGAGACATCGGAGTCACTTGTTCCGGACAACGAAATGCCGACGATACGTTAACATTAGCCCAAGCCAAGTTCAATATCGGTGATTACATGGACATCAACATTACACCACCGAATCGTGTACCACCACAGCGACGAGCGAGACCGTATTAA
- the LOC119074899 gene encoding histone deacetylase complex subunit SAP18-like isoform X1 produces MAGLESMITTFDEKPSPVDREKVTWLPTCPLLLRVFCSTGRHHSTSEFGHGNVPSNELQIYTWQDATLQELTTLVRDVNPETRRKGTYFDFALVQPEPFGPGYRMRDIGVTCSGQRNADDTLTLAQAKFNIGDYMDINITPPNRVPPQRRARPY; encoded by the exons ATGGCCGGACTCGAATCTATGATCACAACCTTTGATGAAAAGCCGTCTCCTGTGGATCGTGAAAAGGTTACGTGGTTACCA ACGTGTCCTCTGCTACTCAGAGTATTCTGTTCGACCGGTCGTCATCATTCCACGAGTGAATTCGGTCACGGCAATGTTCCCTCGAATGAACTACAAATTTATACTTGGCAGGATGCTACATTACAGGA ACTCACCACTCTCGTTCGTGACGTCAATCCGGAGACGCGACGCAAGGGAACATATTTCGATTTTGCTCTGGTGCAACCGGAACCATTTGGTCCGGGCTATCGGATGAGAGACATCGGAGTCACTTGTTCCGGACAACGAAATGCCGACGATACGTTAACATTAGCCCAAGCCAAGTTCAATATCGGTGATTACATGGACATCAACATTACACCACCGAATCGTGTACCACCACAGCGACGAGCGAGACCGTATTAA
- the LOC119074996 gene encoding limulus clotting factor C-like — MINGHASKEGDWPWHTGILHIAINWNIEYKCGGTLLNSQSVLTAAHCVYENDRVIVPERVLIQLGRNNLKISGAHSQDIEVYQIVPHPNFNESSLANDIAIVRLATRATFSNYVQPICLWESNKEDLSEVVGKLGTVVGFGITEHDQISYTLRQAVIPVVHLTTCLESDRNFFGNFLSDLTFCAGFRNGTNACNGDSGGGLTFAENGVYRIRGIVSLTQSRRNSHERLCRTDQYVVFTDVAKYLQWIEEIVPELPSGDCTHFVWTDYEEGTCWMKQNRVTAKDAHRSEGKEAICGIVDNLSHIAWNESNMAFGCDFWENDLEDVETNDHHECNYRCAFTEGCTHFVWNEDGGTCWMKQNSVGRKDAFVSRDKSVACGIVKRIDWNGNNWAMGCDFRGNDLIDVRSGSHECRAYCAANHQCTHFNWNGWSGGTCWMKQHNGVTKDDAIITSDPESVCGIK, encoded by the exons ATGA TAAATGGTCATGCATCCAAAGAAGGAGACTGGCCGTGGCATACGGGCATTTTGCATATTGCAATAAATTGGAATATTGAGTACAAATGTGGTGGGACACTATTGAATTCACAGTCAGTTTTGACTGCTGCCCATTGTGTTTATGAAAACGATCGAGTCATAGTGCCGGAAAGGGTCTTAATACAGCTGGGAAggaacaatttaaaaatatctgGAGCTCATAGTCAGGACATTGAA GTCTACCAAATAGTTCCTCAtccaaatttcaatgaatCCAGTTTGGCCAATGATATCGCTATCGTACGTTTGGCAACCAGAGCTACGTTCAGTAATTACGTGCAACCAATTTGTTTGTGGGAATCGAACAAAGAGGATTTATCAGAAGTTGTGGGAAAGCTTGGCACGGTAGTTGGTTTCGGAATTACAGAACACGATCAAATATCTTATACGCTTCGGCAAGCTGTCATTCCGGTGGTTCATCTAACTACCTGTCTGGAAAGCGATCGTAACTTTTTCGGAAACTTTTTATCGGATTTGACATTTTGTGCTGGGTTCCGTAATG GAACCAATGCGTGTAACGGCGATAGCGGTGGCGGCCTGACATTCGCAGAAAATGGTGTCTATCGTATACGAGGTATCGTGTCCTTAACACAGTCGCGGCGTAATAGTCATGAGCGACTCTGTAGAACTGACCAATACGTCGTTTTTACGGATGTGGCAAAATATTTGCAGTGGATTGAAGAAATTGTGCCGGAATTACCATCAGGAG ATTGCACTCACTTTGTTTGGACCGACTACGAGGAGGGAACCTGTTGGATGAAACAAAATCGTGTCACAGCAAAAGATGCTCATCGCAGTGAGGGCAAAGAGGCCATTTGCGGAATTGTCGACAATTTATCACACATTGCGTGGAACGAAAGCAATATGGCTTTCGGTTGTGACTTTTGGGAAAATGACCTAGAAGATGTCGAAACCAATGACCATCACGAGTGTAACTATCGATGCGCATTTACAGAAG GTTGCACTCATTTCGTGTGGAACGAAGACGGTGGAACCTGCTGGATGAAACAGAACTCGGTTGGCAGAAAAGACGCATTTGTAAGCAGAGACAAATCGGTAGCTTGCGGTATTGTTAAAAGAATCGATTGGAATGGAAACAATTGGGCTATGGGATGTGATTTTCGAGGAAATGATTTGATAGACGTTCGATCCGGAAGTCATGAATGCCGTGCATATTGTGCGGCTAATCATCAATGCACGCACTTCAATTGGAATGGATGGTCCGGCGGAACGTGTTGGATGAAACAACACAACGGGGTGACGAAAGATGACGCTATTATAACGTCGGATCCGGAGTCTGTGTGtggaataaaataa
- the LOC119074902 gene encoding uncharacterized protein LOC119074902 produces the protein MVLILQTYIGSESLVAHTHLADLYEDSPILSKLMLRRASANTNTLPFAAQTMILGMPVTLMEGNACDHLRVGSCPALNGHDFTFSVVFDVPVILPPLNVVVTTLLWNDYGDVGVCVSVDVILT, from the exons ATG GTTCTCATCTTGCAAACGTATATCGGATCAGAATCGCTGGTTGCACACACACACCTTGCAGATTTGTACGAGGACAGTCCTATCTTATCGAAACTGATGCTTCGTCGCGCAA GTGCAAACACTAATACTCTTCCATTTGCTGCACAAACTATGATTCTTGGCATGCCTGTCACACTGATGGAAGGAAATGCATGCGACCATTTGAGGGTGGGATCATGTCCTGCACTAAATGGTCATGATTTTACATTCAGCGTAGTCTTTGATGTGCCAGTAATACTACCACCG CTTAACGTGGTAGTTACCACACTTCTGTGGAATGATTACGGTGACGTTGGTGTGTGCGTCAGTGTAGATGTGATTCTAACCTAG
- the LOC119074888 gene encoding odorant receptor 94a-like, giving the protein MYSIEIPETINQLLETFYRLRLWSHKDVRAYGEQTLNNLHFILLVSFMISVGIGAYTANDKDEGIYLAIVTVAYAVLVHRLLFIIWRKDGFLALIQQIGTYHTEYRKEFVEFNNNLNSFMKFIRLYDSMLIIGSFPAIVVYPIVNAKHSLIFNIAFPLDRSRLSNIGFWLSYAYTILGAFYAVICTFFINLVWYLMCSLTIEYKLLGNQMRQVGTIRTGKDVRKISKAEKQNLFRIKLNVVIQTYERINGVFGEFESFFGNSLFLQVATGSACICGGLYALAFSSHDDLVQDLYFLAFLMYSIFDIFMVLYLGNEIKLASDELSTCLYESDWIEQTESYKKSIIILTERLKQPQQLVVGIIYPLNLETFTSIVNGAYTMFNILQSLRN; this is encoded by the exons ATGTATTCAATTGAAATACCTGAGACCATCAATCAGTTACTTGAAACCTTTTATCGATTGAGATTATGGAGCCATAAAGACGTACGAGCTTATGGCGAACAGACTCTTAATAATCttcattttattcttttgGTTTCGTTTATGATATCAGTTGGTATCGGAGCCTATACGGCCAACGATAAGGATGAAGGAATCTATTTAGCAATCGTAACAGTTGCATACGCTGTTTTAGTCCATCGATTACTGTTCATTATTTGGCGAAAAGATGGATTTCTAGCGTTGATACAGCAAATAGGCACATATCACACTGAATATCGAAAGGAATTCGTTGAAtttaacaataatttaaattcattcatgaaattcattcGCTTGTACGATTCCATGTTAATAATTGGTTCTTTCCCTGCGATTGTTGTGTATCCGATTGTAAATGCGAAACATTCACTAATATTCAATATTGCATTCCCTCTGGACCGGTCTCGTTTAAGTAACATTGGATTTTGGCTATCGTATGCATATACTATACTGGGTGCATTTTATGCAGTGATCTgcactttttttataaacttgGTTTGGTATTTGATGTGCAGCCTTACCattgaatataaattgttgGGAAACCAAATGAGACAGGTGGGGACTATCAGAACAGGAAAAGATGTTCGGAAGATTTCGAAAGcagaaaaacagaatcttTTCCGCATAAAACTTAATGTGGTGATACAAACTTATGAAAGAATCAATGG TGTATTTGGAgaatttgaatcatttttcggCAATTCACTTTTTCTGCAAGTCGCTACTGGTAGTGCTTGCATCTGTGGTGGACTTTATGCGTTGGCATTT AGCTCACACGACGATTTGGTACAAGACCTGTATTTTCTAGCATTTTTAATGTACAgcattttcgacatttttatgGTCTTGTATTTGGGGAACGAAATAAAGTTGGCCAGTGATGAATTATCGACATGTTTATATGAATCCGATTGGATTGAACAGACAGAATCGTACAAAAAGAGTATCATTATTCTCACCGAGCGCTTGAAACAGCCGCAACAATTGGTCGTTGGTATAATTTATCCATTGAATTTGGAAACTTTCACTTCT ATTGTCAACGGTGCTTACACTATGTTCAATATTTTGCAAAGCCTGCGCAACTAG